One window from the genome of Paracoccus marcusii encodes:
- a CDS encoding DUF58 domain-containing protein: MSVTPTDLRARAEGVAGHLPGLILSAERLAAMVAPGAHGLRRAGPGEDFWQYRPAGAGDGARSIDWRRSGRSDSQFVRDREAQTAQSAALWLSRAPGMDFTGGPNRPTKAERGQILTLALGMLMLRGGEKVGLLGQPARAGRIQADRLADQLATGTAAEDAAPAHALRPNLRVVILSDFLTDPGWVADLLGQAAGLGLSGLLFQILDPDEAHFPYDGAVEFRSGSLRHDSRDAGGLRAAYLARLAERQAWLEGQARRAGWQFGTHLTDADPAQALNWLWQALGQGAR, from the coding sequence ATGAGCGTCACGCCCACCGATCTGCGCGCGCGGGCCGAAGGGGTCGCCGGGCATCTGCCCGGCCTGATCCTGTCGGCCGAACGGCTGGCCGCGATGGTGGCCCCGGGCGCCCATGGCCTGCGCCGCGCCGGTCCCGGAGAGGATTTCTGGCAGTACCGCCCCGCGGGCGCGGGCGATGGCGCGCGCAGCATCGACTGGCGGCGCTCCGGCCGGTCCGACAGCCAGTTCGTGCGCGACCGCGAGGCGCAGACGGCGCAATCCGCCGCCCTGTGGCTGTCGCGCGCGCCCGGCATGGATTTCACCGGCGGGCCCAACCGCCCGACCAAGGCCGAACGCGGTCAGATCCTGACGCTGGCGCTTGGCATGCTGATGCTGCGCGGGGGGGAAAAGGTCGGGCTGCTGGGCCAACCCGCACGGGCCGGCCGCATCCAGGCCGACCGCCTTGCCGACCAGCTTGCGACGGGTACCGCCGCCGAGGATGCCGCCCCGGCCCACGCCCTCCGACCGAACCTGCGGGTGGTGATCCTGTCGGACTTCCTGACCGATCCGGGCTGGGTTGCGGACCTGCTGGGGCAGGCGGCGGGCCTGGGCCTGTCGGGTCTGCTGTTCCAGATCCTGGACCCGGACGAGGCGCATTTCCCCTATGACGGCGCGGTCGAGTTCCGCTCTGGCAGCCTGCGGCATGACAGCCGCGATGCCGGCGGGCTGCGCGCGGCCTATCTGGCCCGGCTGGCCGAACGACAGGCCTGGCTGGAGGGGCAGGCACGGCGGGCAGGCTGGCAGTTCGGCACGCATCTGACGGACGCCGACCCCGCACAGGCGCTGAACTGGCTGTGGCAGGCACTGGGGCAGGGGGCGCGCTGA
- a CDS encoding DUF1285 domain-containing protein, translating to MAENGDKSVNPDGLAQAAAIAAKDGPAPVHLWNPPYCGEMDLTICADGTWLHEGTPIGRPAMVRLFASILKREGDRFYLVSPVEKIGIQVEDAPFLVTDADITQDAITFVTNMCERVTAGPDHAIIIRGTAEVPRPYVHVRGGLEALIDRKTFYRLAAAADPGPDGRAAVRSGGQSFALEP from the coding sequence ATGGCGGAAAACGGTGACAAAAGCGTGAACCCCGACGGGCTGGCGCAGGCCGCGGCGATCGCGGCCAAGGACGGGCCGGCGCCCGTGCATCTGTGGAACCCGCCCTATTGCGGAGAGATGGACCTGACCATCTGCGCGGACGGCACCTGGCTGCACGAAGGCACGCCCATCGGACGCCCCGCGATGGTGCGCTTGTTCGCCAGCATCCTGAAGCGTGAGGGCGACCGATTTTACCTGGTTTCTCCGGTCGAGAAGATCGGCATTCAGGTCGAGGATGCGCCCTTCCTGGTCACCGACGCCGACATCACCCAGGACGCGATCACCTTCGTCACCAACATGTGCGAACGGGTGACGGCGGGCCCGGATCACGCGATCATCATCCGCGGCACGGCCGAGGTTCCGCGGCCCTATGTCCATGTGCGCGGCGGGCTGGAGGCGCTGATCGACCGCAAGACCTTCTACCGTCTGGCGGCCGCGGCCGATCCCGGGCCCGACGGGCGCGCGGCGGTGCGGTCCGGCGGACAGTCCTTCGCGCTGGAGCCCTGA
- the ahcY gene encoding adenosylhomocysteinase: MTDYIIKDIALAEYGRKELDIAETEMPGLMALRSEYGEAKPLAGARIVGSLHMTIQTAVLIETLTHLGADVRWASCNIYSTQDHAAAAIAAAGVPVFAIKGQSLAEHWDYLDRSFQFPEGPNLILDDGGDATLYILLGARAEAGEDVIPVPQSDEETVIKAQIAKRLAQSPGWFTKMRDQIVGVSEETTTGVHRLYDLQKNGQLPFPAINVNDSVTKSKFDNKYGCKESLVDGIRRATDVMMAGKVAVVCGYGDVGKGSAASLQGAGARVKVTEVDPICALQAAMDGFEVVTLEDVADSADIFITTTGNRDVIRLEHMRAMKDMAIVGNIGHFDNEIQVAALRNHKWTNIKDQVDMIEMPSGNRIILLSQGRLLNLGNATGHPSFVMSASFTNQVLAQIELWTKGDDYKPGVYILPKALDEKVARLHLDKIGAKLSVLSSEQAAYIGVTPEGPFKSDHYRY, from the coding sequence GTGACCGATTACATCATCAAGGACATTGCGCTGGCCGAATACGGCCGCAAGGAACTGGACATCGCCGAGACGGAAATGCCCGGCCTGATGGCGCTGCGTTCCGAATACGGCGAGGCCAAGCCGCTGGCGGGCGCCCGGATCGTCGGCAGCCTGCACATGACCATCCAGACCGCCGTCCTGATCGAGACGCTGACCCATCTGGGCGCGGATGTCCGTTGGGCCTCCTGCAACATCTACTCGACCCAGGATCACGCCGCTGCCGCCATCGCCGCTGCGGGTGTCCCGGTCTTTGCCATCAAGGGGCAGAGCCTGGCCGAGCATTGGGATTACCTTGATCGCTCGTTCCAGTTCCCCGAGGGCCCGAACCTGATCCTGGATGATGGCGGCGATGCGACTCTGTACATCCTGCTGGGCGCCCGCGCCGAGGCCGGCGAGGACGTGATCCCCGTGCCGCAGTCGGACGAGGAAACCGTCATCAAGGCGCAGATCGCCAAGCGCCTGGCGCAGTCGCCCGGCTGGTTCACGAAGATGCGCGACCAGATCGTCGGCGTGTCCGAGGAGACGACAACCGGCGTCCACCGCCTGTACGACCTGCAGAAGAACGGCCAGCTGCCCTTCCCCGCGATCAACGTGAACGACAGCGTGACCAAGTCGAAATTCGACAACAAGTACGGCTGCAAGGAATCGCTGGTCGACGGCATCCGCCGTGCCACCGACGTGATGATGGCGGGCAAGGTCGCTGTCGTCTGCGGCTATGGCGACGTGGGCAAGGGCTCGGCCGCCAGCCTTCAGGGCGCGGGCGCCCGCGTGAAGGTGACCGAGGTCGATCCGATCTGCGCGCTGCAGGCCGCGATGGACGGGTTCGAGGTCGTGACCCTGGAGGATGTTGCCGACAGCGCCGACATCTTCATCACCACCACCGGCAACCGCGACGTGATCCGGTTGGAGCACATGCGCGCCATGAAGGACATGGCGATCGTCGGCAACATCGGCCATTTCGACAACGAGATCCAGGTCGCGGCGCTGCGCAACCACAAATGGACCAATATCAAGGACCAGGTGGACATGATCGAGATGCCGTCGGGCAATCGCATCATCCTGCTGTCGCAGGGGCGCCTGCTGAACCTGGGCAATGCCACGGGCCACCCGTCTTTCGTGATGTCGGCCAGCTTCACCAACCAGGTGCTGGCGCAGATCGAGCTGTGGACCAAGGGCGACGACTACAAGCCCGGCGTCTACATCCTGCCCAAGGCGCTGGACGAAAAGGTCGCGCGACTGCACCTGGACAAGATCGGTGCGAAACTGTCCGTGCTGTCGTCCGAACAGGCCGCCTATATCGGCGTGACGCCCGAGGGCCCCTTCAAATCCGACCATTACCGGTATTGA
- a CDS encoding DUF4159 domain-containing protein: MLLLGPLGFAAPWLLGALIALPVLWVILRAMPPAPRRVIFPGVALLAGLVDRAPISSRTPWWLLLIRLAAVAAAILAFAGPVWRPVVQPADDGPLLIVMDAGFAAAPDWAARQTRVETALTDAAAAGRPAALLMADGRGQGALAFQPADALLSGLRAAQPQPWSTRLPDDPGAALADAPEGSLSTLWIADGTDHPNRAAWLAALADRGPVTVVPPARPLRTLALAAGDTPSLTLTSVDDAAPAIQAIGPDPQGIERALASLTPGDATDADGLTVRPVAIDLPPELRNRITRFQIEAESHAGAVVLADDRVRRRKVALVGDPLAEGQQLLAQTHYLRQALAPTTDLVEGALGDVLDTAPDVIVLADQVQLAETLDLTQWVAEGGLLIRFAGPRMAGYDRLAEEPLLPVALRQGGRDIGGALSWGDPRGLAPFPDDGPFAGLPVPDDVSVRAQLMAQPAPDLAGRTIASLSDNTPLITRDRLGQGQVVLVHVTANAEWSNLPLSGLFPQMMERLVATARLSPSEAATEDLTQPFWTPEAVLDGFGRPAEAQGLTPVPAADLAQGTGPDRPAGIYAAGERRRALNAGGPFVRATWPGATVEAVAATPGRDLKGALLATVALLLALDAIGSAWLGRGRRRGAMAAVALVLAMLPGPRAQAQDLDPDLMRAAADVALAYVVTGDARIDQASEQGLTGLSQALRSRTSVEPGQPIGIDLDQHDLSLLTFLYWPITDAQPAPGPQAYLRLNAFLRSGGMILFDTRDGDIAGVGGPDMSQALRRLAAPLDIPPLAPIPDDHVLTRTFYLLDDFPGRWQGNPVWAEAPTVTSQAEAGVPFRQLNDGVSPVIIGGNSWAEAWAVNADGYAAYPIGQGWEGDRQREMAARFGVNLVMYVLTGNYKSDQVHVPALLDRLRTEEILAP; encoded by the coding sequence ATGCTGCTGCTGGGGCCCCTGGGTTTCGCCGCGCCATGGCTGCTGGGCGCGCTGATCGCACTGCCGGTCCTGTGGGTGATCCTGCGCGCCATGCCGCCCGCGCCGCGGCGGGTGATCTTTCCGGGCGTCGCCCTGTTGGCGGGGCTTGTCGATCGCGCGCCCATCTCCAGCCGCACGCCATGGTGGCTGCTGCTGATCCGCTTGGCGGCGGTGGCGGCGGCGATCCTGGCCTTTGCGGGGCCCGTCTGGCGCCCCGTGGTGCAGCCCGCGGACGACGGGCCATTGCTGATCGTGATGGATGCGGGCTTTGCCGCCGCGCCCGATTGGGCGGCCCGCCAGACGCGCGTCGAAACCGCCCTGACGGATGCCGCCGCCGCGGGCCGGCCCGCGGCATTGCTGATGGCCGACGGACGGGGACAGGGCGCGCTGGCGTTTCAGCCCGCCGATGCCCTGCTGTCCGGCCTGCGCGCCGCGCAGCCGCAACCCTGGTCGACGCGCCTGCCCGACGATCCGGGCGCCGCGCTGGCCGATGCGCCGGAGGGGTCGCTGTCGACGCTGTGGATCGCGGACGGGACCGATCATCCGAACCGCGCGGCGTGGCTGGCGGCCCTGGCGGATCGCGGCCCGGTGACGGTCGTACCGCCCGCGCGTCCGCTGCGGACGCTGGCGCTGGCTGCGGGCGACACGCCGTCGCTGACGCTGACCTCGGTCGATGATGCCGCCCCGGCGATCCAGGCCATCGGCCCCGATCCGCAGGGGATCGAGCGTGCGCTGGCCAGCCTCACGCCCGGCGACGCGACGGATGCCGACGGGCTGACCGTCCGCCCCGTGGCCATCGACCTGCCGCCCGAACTGCGCAACCGGATCACCCGCTTTCAGATCGAGGCCGAAAGCCATGCCGGCGCGGTCGTTCTGGCGGACGACCGCGTGCGCCGCCGCAAGGTGGCCCTGGTCGGCGATCCGCTGGCCGAAGGTCAGCAGCTGTTGGCCCAGACCCACTACTTGCGCCAGGCGCTAGCCCCCACGACCGACTTGGTCGAAGGCGCCTTGGGCGATGTCCTGGACACCGCGCCCGACGTGATCGTGCTGGCCGATCAGGTGCAGCTGGCCGAGACGCTGGACCTGACGCAATGGGTGGCCGAAGGTGGGCTGCTGATCCGCTTTGCGGGGCCGCGCATGGCCGGTTACGACCGCCTGGCCGAAGAACCGCTGCTGCCCGTGGCGCTGCGCCAGGGCGGGCGCGACATCGGCGGCGCGCTGTCCTGGGGCGACCCGCGCGGGCTGGCGCCGTTCCCCGATGACGGTCCGTTTGCGGGCCTGCCCGTGCCGGATGATGTGTCCGTCCGCGCGCAGCTGATGGCCCAGCCCGCGCCTGATCTGGCGGGGCGCACCATCGCGTCGCTGTCCGACAACACGCCGCTGATCACCCGCGACCGGCTTGGCCAGGGGCAGGTCGTGCTGGTCCATGTGACGGCCAATGCCGAATGGTCGAACCTGCCGCTGTCGGGCCTGTTCCCGCAGATGATGGAGCGCCTTGTCGCCACCGCCCGCCTGTCGCCTTCCGAGGCTGCGACCGAGGACCTGACTCAACCCTTCTGGACGCCCGAGGCCGTGCTGGACGGGTTCGGGCGTCCCGCCGAGGCCCAGGGCCTGACCCCGGTGCCCGCCGCCGATCTGGCGCAGGGGACGGGCCCCGACCGCCCCGCGGGCATCTATGCGGCGGGCGAGCGGCGCCGGGCGCTGAACGCGGGCGGTCCCTTCGTGCGGGCGACCTGGCCCGGCGCCACGGTCGAGGCCGTCGCCGCCACGCCGGGACGCGACCTGAAGGGCGCGCTGCTGGCCACGGTGGCGCTGCTGCTGGCGCTGGATGCCATCGGGTCGGCTTGGCTGGGGCGCGGACGCAGGCGGGGGGCCATGGCGGCGGTCGCGCTTGTTTTGGCGATGCTGCCGGGACCGCGGGCGCAGGCGCAGGACCTGGATCCCGATCTGATGCGGGCCGCGGCCGACGTGGCGCTGGCCTATGTCGTGACGGGCGACGCGCGGATCGATCAGGCTTCCGAACAGGGTCTGACCGGGCTGTCGCAGGCGCTGCGCAGTCGCACCTCGGTCGAGCCGGGACAGCCGATCGGGATCGATTTGGACCAGCACGACCTGTCGCTGCTGACTTTCCTGTACTGGCCCATCACCGATGCACAGCCCGCGCCCGGACCGCAGGCCTATCTGCGGCTGAACGCCTTTCTGCGGTCGGGGGGAATGATCCTGTTCGACACACGCGACGGCGACATCGCGGGTGTCGGCGGCCCCGACATGTCGCAGGCGCTGCGCCGCTTGGCCGCGCCGCTGGACATCCCGCCCCTGGCGCCCATTCCCGACGATCACGTGCTGACGCGGACATTCTATCTGCTGGACGACTTTCCGGGCCGCTGGCAGGGCAATCCGGTCTGGGCCGAGGCCCCGACCGTCACGTCCCAGGCAGAGGCCGGCGTGCCGTTCCGCCAGCTGAACGACGGGGTCAGCCCGGTCATCATCGGCGGCAATTCCTGGGCCGAGGCCTGGGCGGTCAACGCCGACGGCTATGCGGCCTATCCCATCGGACAGGGCTGGGAGGGTGACCGCCAGAGAGAGATGGCGGCCCGGTTCGGCGTGAACCTGGTGATGTACGTGCTGACCGGAAACTACAAATCCGACCAGGTGCATGTGCCCGCCCTGCTGGACCGCCTGCGGACCGAGGAGATCCTGGCACCATGA
- a CDS encoding hydroxypyruvate isomerase family protein has translation MPQFAANLTTLFTELQMIDRFAAAAEAGFTGVEILFPYDIAAQDLYRASVKTGLPIVLINAPPPNWAGGPRGFAAVPGLEDRFRRDFERSLRVAQALRARHIHIMAGRAEGAQALETLVANLSWATDRAPHASLTIEPVNDTDMPGYFLTDYGMAIDVIDRIAAPNLGLQLDTYHAQVITGDMQACWRKVAPLVRHIQIAGHPGRNEPDVGTLDYPALFAELDDWGYRGWVSAEYAPVRTTQSGLGWLHAAG, from the coding sequence ATGCCGCAGTTCGCAGCCAATCTGACGACGCTGTTCACCGAACTGCAGATGATCGACCGCTTTGCCGCCGCGGCCGAGGCCGGGTTCACCGGGGTCGAGATCCTGTTCCCCTATGACATCGCGGCGCAGGACCTCTATCGCGCGTCGGTCAAGACGGGGCTGCCGATCGTGCTGATCAACGCGCCGCCGCCGAACTGGGCCGGCGGACCGCGCGGGTTTGCCGCCGTTCCGGGGCTGGAGGATCGCTTTCGTCGCGATTTCGAACGCAGCCTGCGCGTGGCGCAGGCGCTGCGCGCGCGTCACATCCACATCATGGCCGGTCGCGCCGAGGGTGCTCAGGCGCTGGAGACCCTTGTCGCGAACCTGTCCTGGGCCACGGACCGCGCCCCCCATGCCAGCCTGACGATCGAACCCGTGAACGACACCGACATGCCGGGCTATTTTCTGACCGATTACGGCATGGCCATCGACGTCATCGACCGCATCGCCGCGCCTAACCTTGGGCTGCAGCTGGACACCTATCATGCGCAGGTCATCACGGGCGACATGCAGGCCTGCTGGCGCAAGGTCGCCCCGCTGGTGCGCCACATCCAGATCGCGGGCCATCCCGGCCGGAACGAGCCCGACGTCGGCACCCTTGATTATCCCGCCCTGTTCGCGGAGTTGGACGACTGGGGGTACCGTGGCTGGGTATCGGCGGAATACGCCCCCGTCCGAACCACCCAGTCCGGATTGGGCTGGCTGCACGCCGCCGGTTGA
- a CDS encoding TetR/AcrR family transcriptional regulator gives MKHLSERRDPRGLHDRAISAAMTLVLDQRRQPPTIADIAEAVDEPVERVRALFADERALLVASVEQALVVLIDSCTRAVVRVDPDDPVAQFLSLGDTYLDWACRYPAQFRLLQDCDLTNARHEPILRRYTDSIADLTLRMLARARDTGRLHPREDIAMLALSARCYVVGLARLVLDGRLKDWTEERDSLTTAKHLTHDFVHRMARSSQPHMAGM, from the coding sequence ATGAAACACCTGTCGGAACGCCGTGACCCCAGGGGTCTGCACGACCGCGCCATCAGTGCCGCGATGACGCTTGTCCTGGACCAACGCCGCCAGCCCCCCACGATTGCCGATATTGCCGAAGCCGTCGACGAACCCGTCGAACGGGTCCGTGCCTTGTTCGCCGATGAACGCGCCCTGCTGGTGGCCAGCGTCGAACAGGCGCTGGTCGTGCTGATCGACAGCTGCACCCGCGCGGTGGTCCGCGTCGATCCCGACGACCCCGTCGCGCAGTTCCTGAGCCTGGGCGACACCTATCTGGATTGGGCCTGCCGCTATCCCGCGCAGTTTAGGCTGCTGCAGGACTGCGATCTGACCAACGCACGGCATGAACCCATCCTGCGGCGCTATACCGACAGCATCGCCGATCTGACGCTGCGCATGCTGGCGCGGGCCCGCGATACCGGTCGCCTGCACCCGCGCGAGGATATCGCGATGCTGGCCCTGTCCGCGCGCTGCTATGTGGTGGGGCTTGCGCGGCTGGTTCTGGACGGCCGCCTAAAGGATTGGACCGAAGAGCGCGATTCCCTGACCACCGCCAAGCATCTGACGCATGATTTCGTGCATCGCATGGCGCGCAGCAGCCAGCCCCATATGGCCGGCATGTGA
- the typA gene encoding translational GTPase TypA, translating to MDIRNIAIIAHVDHGKTTLVDQLLRQSGSFRDNQAVAERAMDSNDIERERGITILAKATSVEWKGTRINIVDTPGHADFGGEVERILSMVDGVCLLVDAAEGPMPQTKFVTSKALALGLRPIVVLNKVDKPAAEPDETLNDVFDLFANLGASDEQLDFPHVYASGIGGWADATLDGERKNMDALFDLILKHVQPPKQITRADEPFQMLATTLGADAFLGRLLTGRVEAGTAKAGDTLKALSRDGERLEQFRISKIMAFRGLTQTPIDVAEAGDIVTIAGMAKATVADTLCHPDVMEALPSQPIDPPTISVTFGINDSPLAGKDGKKVQSRVIRERLMKEAEINVAIKVEDTPGGEAFVVSGRGELQMGVLIENMRREGFELSISRPRVIYKEEDGQRLEPIEEVIIDVDDEYTGVVIEKLTGDRKGDLVEMRPAGVGKTRIVAHVPSRGLIGYQGEFMTDTRGNGVLNRIFHGWAPHKGAIQGRRQGVLISMENGVSVSYALWKLEDRGKFFIGAQEELYQGMIIGEHSRDNDLEVNPLKGKQLTNVRASGTDEAVRLTPPVRQSLEEAIAYINDDELVEVTPKNIRLRKRHLDPHERKRVARSGA from the coding sequence ATGGATATCCGCAACATCGCCATCATCGCTCACGTCGACCACGGCAAAACCACCCTGGTGGATCAGCTGCTGCGTCAGTCGGGCTCCTTCCGCGACAACCAGGCCGTCGCGGAACGCGCGATGGACAGCAACGACATCGAACGTGAACGCGGCATCACCATTCTGGCCAAGGCAACCTCGGTCGAATGGAAGGGCACGCGCATCAACATCGTCGACACGCCCGGCCACGCCGATTTCGGCGGCGAGGTCGAACGCATCCTGTCGATGGTGGACGGCGTCTGCCTTCTGGTCGACGCGGCCGAAGGCCCGATGCCCCAGACCAAGTTCGTGACCTCCAAGGCACTGGCCCTGGGCCTGCGTCCGATCGTCGTGCTGAACAAGGTCGACAAGCCCGCAGCCGAGCCCGACGAGACGCTGAACGACGTGTTCGACCTGTTCGCCAACCTGGGCGCCAGCGACGAGCAGCTGGACTTTCCGCATGTCTATGCCTCGGGCATCGGCGGTTGGGCCGACGCGACGCTGGACGGCGAGCGCAAGAACATGGACGCGCTGTTCGACCTGATCCTGAAGCACGTCCAGCCGCCCAAGCAGATCACCCGCGCGGACGAACCGTTCCAGATGCTGGCGACGACGCTTGGCGCCGACGCCTTCCTGGGCCGTCTGCTGACCGGTCGCGTCGAGGCGGGCACCGCCAAGGCCGGCGACACGCTGAAGGCGCTGTCGCGCGACGGCGAGCGGCTGGAGCAGTTCCGCATCAGCAAGATCATGGCGTTCCGCGGCCTGACCCAGACCCCGATCGACGTGGCCGAGGCCGGTGACATCGTGACGATCGCGGGCATGGCCAAGGCCACCGTGGCCGACACGCTGTGCCACCCGGACGTGATGGAGGCCCTGCCCTCGCAGCCGATCGATCCCCCGACCATCAGCGTCACCTTCGGCATCAACGACAGCCCGCTGGCCGGCAAGGACGGCAAGAAGGTCCAGAGCCGCGTGATCCGCGAGCGCCTGATGAAGGAAGCCGAGATCAACGTCGCCATCAAGGTCGAGGATACCCCCGGCGGCGAGGCCTTCGTTGTCTCGGGTCGCGGCGAACTGCAGATGGGCGTCCTGATCGAGAACATGCGCCGCGAAGGGTTCGAGCTGTCGATCAGCCGCCCGCGCGTGATCTACAAGGAAGAGGATGGCCAGCGCCTGGAGCCGATCGAGGAAGTCATCATCGACGTCGATGACGAGTACACCGGCGTGGTGATCGAAAAGCTGACCGGCGACCGCAAGGGCGATTTGGTCGAGATGCGTCCCGCCGGCGTTGGCAAGACGCGCATCGTGGCCCATGTCCCCTCGCGTGGCCTGATCGGCTATCAGGGCGAGTTCATGACCGATACGCGCGGCAACGGCGTGCTGAACCGCATCTTCCACGGTTGGGCGCCGCACAAGGGCGCCATCCAGGGCCGTCGCCAGGGCGTGCTGATCAGCATGGAGAACGGCGTGTCCGTGTCCTATGCGCTGTGGAAACTGGAAGATCGCGGCAAGTTCTTCATCGGCGCGCAGGAAGAGCTGTATCAGGGCATGATCATCGGCGAACACAGCCGGGACAACGACCTTGAGGTGAACCCGCTGAAGGGCAAGCAGCTGACCAACGTCCGTGCCTCCGGCACCGACGAGGCCGTCCGCCTGACGCCCCCGGTCCGCCAGTCGCTGGAAGAGGCGATCGCCTATATCAACGACGACGAACTGGTCGAGGTCACGCCCAAGAACATCCGCCTGCGCAAGCGGCACCTGGATCCGCACGAACGCAAGCGCGTCGCACGATCCGGCGCCTGA
- a CDS encoding AAA family ATPase, giving the protein MTSDEFLVQEVQALAARLSDARASVERRFVGQHEVVEQVLASILSGGHALLIGQPGLGKTMLVDTLSTVLGLDSARIQFTPDLMPADILGSEVLDARPDGSRVFRFIEGPVFTQLLMADEINRASPRTQSALLQAMQEREVTISGQHRPLGRPFHVLATQNPIEQEGTYPLPEAQLDRFLLQIDVDYPDRDTERQILIATTGLEDDTPHAAFTPNQLIAAQRLIRQMPVGETVVEAILDLVRAARPGAPEAASFVTDALTWGPGPRAAQALMLVSRARAVLNGRYAPTLDDVAAMAAPVLRHRMALSFAARARGETVDAVIGRLLDDRIGTRRAA; this is encoded by the coding sequence ATGACGTCGGACGAATTTCTGGTGCAAGAGGTCCAGGCCCTGGCCGCCCGCCTGTCGGATGCCCGCGCCAGCGTCGAACGTCGTTTCGTGGGCCAGCACGAGGTGGTCGAACAGGTCCTTGCGTCGATCTTGTCCGGGGGACACGCGCTGCTGATCGGGCAGCCGGGCCTGGGCAAGACCATGCTGGTCGACACGCTGTCCACCGTCCTGGGTCTGGACAGCGCCCGCATCCAGTTCACGCCCGACCTGATGCCCGCTGACATCCTGGGGTCCGAGGTCCTGGACGCGCGGCCCGACGGAAGCCGGGTGTTCCGTTTCATTGAGGGGCCGGTCTTCACCCAGCTGCTGATGGCCGACGAGATCAACCGCGCCAGCCCCCGCACCCAGTCCGCCCTGCTGCAGGCCATGCAGGAGCGCGAGGTCACCATCAGCGGCCAGCACCGCCCCCTGGGCCGTCCGTTCCACGTCCTGGCCACCCAGAACCCGATCGAGCAGGAGGGCACCTATCCGCTGCCCGAGGCGCAGCTGGACCGGTTCCTGCTGCAGATCGACGTCGATTATCCGGACCGCGACACCGAACGCCAGATCCTGATCGCCACCACGGGGCTGGAGGATGACACCCCGCACGCGGCCTTCACCCCCAACCAGCTGATCGCGGCACAGCGCCTGATCCGCCAGATGCCCGTCGGAGAGACCGTGGTCGAGGCGATCCTGGACCTTGTCCGCGCGGCCCGCCCCGGTGCACCCGAGGCCGCGTCCTTCGTCACCGATGCGCTGACCTGGGGACCGGGTCCGCGCGCCGCGCAGGCGCTGATGCTGGTCAGCCGCGCGCGTGCCGTGCTGAACGGCCGCTATGCGCCGACGCTGGACGACGTGGCCGCGATGGCGGCGCCCGTGCTGCGGCATCGCATGGCGCTGTCGTTTGCCGCCCGTGCACGCGGAGAGACGGTCGACGCGGTGATCGGCCGCCTGCTGGACGACCGCATCGGCACCCGTCGCGCCGCATGA